A window of Festucalex cinctus isolate MCC-2025b chromosome 6, RoL_Fcin_1.0, whole genome shotgun sequence contains these coding sequences:
- the ftr84 gene encoding tripartite motif-containing protein 16 isoform X1: MKVADCSLSQTTGKRFEEAICPLCVDAQRDPVTIPCGDTYCLECIKIYWDQFDHMGVYSCPQCRATFTPRPVLRRNLPDVYHEPRRQLQELTPFPYMHRESFCDFCVGRRNKAVKSCLMCLAYYCETHVKPHYESSTFKRHKLVDETGHLDRKICPQHEKGLELFCRSDQMCICVLCTVREHRSHNITSAEEERVDKQKVLVVTQSEVQHLIQERMKELQELKHNVDVLKSCAQRAQAESDKTFHEMLQAVERWKAEIHQMITANMQAAMSQADSYVERLEQEILELQRRDAELRQILETEDNIHFLQNFPTLCVAPEAMVPKVLINPQFSFSEMSKTALEMKEHLDGICKKELSQISKTVSETPVYILLPRNGDKRLKVPNRVDFQEPKTRSDFLRYACKMSFDANTAYKELVLSDGNQKVTRKKSVQFYPEHPERFDGFSQVLCKEPLTGFRFYWEAEWSGEFSLGVAYKSINRKGKNSHSLLGYNSKSWSLLCSDSGYSAWHNKTDRDLAGAPRASRIGVYLDYAGNTLAFYSVSENMELIHRFKAQFSEPLYAGFGVGSSVTLCQLKHSTTPY; this comes from the exons ATGAAG GTTGCTGACTGCTCTTTATCTCAGACAACGGGAAAAAGATTTGAGG AAGCCATCTGCCCTCTTTGTGTGGATGCACAGAGAGACCCGGTCACCATCCCATGCGGGGACACTTACTGCTTGGAGTGCATCAAGATCTACTGGGATCAGTTTGACCACATGGGCGTGTACAGCTGCCCCCAGTGCAGAGCCACCTTCACACCGAGGCCCGTGCTGAGACGCAACCTCCCGGACGTCTACCACGAGCCCCGCCGCCAACTTCAGGAGCTCACTCCTTTCCCCTACATGCACCGGGAGTCCTTCTGTGATTTCTGTGTGGGTCGTCGGAACAAGGCGGTCAAGTCGTGTCTCATGTGCCTGGCTTACTACTGCGAAACGCACGTGAAGCCGCATTACGAGTCGTCCACCTTCAAGCGGCACAAGCTGGTGGACGAAACCGGACACCTGGACAGGAAGATCTGCCCTCAGCATGAGAAGGGCCTGGAGCTGTTCTGCCGCTCAGACCAGATGTGCATATGTGTACTGTGTACTGTTCGAGAGCACCGCAGCCACAATATCACCTCTGCGGAGGAGGAGCGCGTCGACAAACAG AAAGTGCTGGTGGTCACGCAGTCTGAGGTCCAGCACCTAATACAAGAGAGGATGAAAGAGCTGCAGGAGCTCAAGCATAATGTTGATGTTCTCAAA AGCTGCGCCCAGCGGGCCCAGGCCGAGAGTGATAAGACATTCCATGAGATGCTCCAGGCCGTGGAGCGCTGGAAGGCAGAAATCCATCAGATGATAACAGCCAACATGCAGGCGGCCATGTCTCAAGCTGACAGCTACGTGGAGCGTCTGGAACAGGAGATACTCGAGCTGCAGCGAAGAGATGCAGAGCTGAGGCAGATTCTTGAAACAGAAGACAACATTCACTTTCTGCAG AATTTTCCAACCCTGTGTGTCGCTCCGGAAGCCATGGTGCCCAAAGTGCTCATCAACCCGCAGTTCTCCTTCAGTGAGATGAGCAAAACAGCCTTAGAAATGAAGGAACATCTAGATGGTATCTGTAAAAAGGAACTCAGTCAAATCTCCAAGACAG TAAGTGAAACACCTGTGTACATCCTTTTACCAAGAAATGGAGACAAACGGCTCAAAG TTCCTAACAGAGTGGATTTTCAGGAGCCAAAAACAAGATCAGACTTCTTAAGAT acGCCTGTAAGATGTCCTTCGATGCAAATACAGCCTATAAGGAACTAGTCCTGTCAGACGGGAACCAGAAGGTCACCAGGAAGAAATCAGTCCAGTTTTATCCAGAACATCCGGAACGCTTCGATGGCTTCTCCCAAGTGCTGTGCAAGGAGCCACTCACTGGTTTCAGATTTTACTGGGAGGCCGAGTGGAGTGGCGAGTTTTCCCTGGGAGTGGCCTATAAAAGCATCAATCGCAAGGGGAAGAACTCGCACAGTCTGCTGGGCTACAACAGCAAGTCTTGGAGTCTGCTCTGCTCCGACTCGGGATATTCCGCTTGGCACAATAAAACGGACCGCGACCTTGCGGGTGCTCCCCGTGCTTCACGAATTGGCGTGTACCTGGATTATGCTGGCAACACGCTGGCATTTTACTCTGTCTCAGAAAACATGGAGCTCATCCATAGGTTCAAAGCTCAGTTCAGCGAACCTTTATATGCAGGCTTCGGTGTGGGCTCCTCGGTTACCCTTTGTCAACTTAAACACTCTACTACACCCTACTAA
- the ftr84 gene encoding tripartite motif-containing protein 16 isoform X2, with protein MGVYSCPQCRATFTPRPVLRRNLPDVYHEPRRQLQELTPFPYMHRESFCDFCVGRRNKAVKSCLMCLAYYCETHVKPHYESSTFKRHKLVDETGHLDRKICPQHEKGLELFCRSDQMCICVLCTVREHRSHNITSAEEERVDKQKVLVVTQSEVQHLIQERMKELQELKHNVDVLKSCAQRAQAESDKTFHEMLQAVERWKAEIHQMITANMQAAMSQADSYVERLEQEILELQRRDAELRQILETEDNIHFLQNFPTLCVAPEAMVPKVLINPQFSFSEMSKTALEMKEHLDGICKKELSQISKTVSETPVYILLPRNGDKRLKVPNRVDFQEPKTRSDFLRYACKMSFDANTAYKELVLSDGNQKVTRKKSVQFYPEHPERFDGFSQVLCKEPLTGFRFYWEAEWSGEFSLGVAYKSINRKGKNSHSLLGYNSKSWSLLCSDSGYSAWHNKTDRDLAGAPRASRIGVYLDYAGNTLAFYSVSENMELIHRFKAQFSEPLYAGFGVGSSVTLCQLKHSTTPY; from the exons ATGGGCGTGTACAGCTGCCCCCAGTGCAGAGCCACCTTCACACCGAGGCCCGTGCTGAGACGCAACCTCCCGGACGTCTACCACGAGCCCCGCCGCCAACTTCAGGAGCTCACTCCTTTCCCCTACATGCACCGGGAGTCCTTCTGTGATTTCTGTGTGGGTCGTCGGAACAAGGCGGTCAAGTCGTGTCTCATGTGCCTGGCTTACTACTGCGAAACGCACGTGAAGCCGCATTACGAGTCGTCCACCTTCAAGCGGCACAAGCTGGTGGACGAAACCGGACACCTGGACAGGAAGATCTGCCCTCAGCATGAGAAGGGCCTGGAGCTGTTCTGCCGCTCAGACCAGATGTGCATATGTGTACTGTGTACTGTTCGAGAGCACCGCAGCCACAATATCACCTCTGCGGAGGAGGAGCGCGTCGACAAACAG AAAGTGCTGGTGGTCACGCAGTCTGAGGTCCAGCACCTAATACAAGAGAGGATGAAAGAGCTGCAGGAGCTCAAGCATAATGTTGATGTTCTCAAA AGCTGCGCCCAGCGGGCCCAGGCCGAGAGTGATAAGACATTCCATGAGATGCTCCAGGCCGTGGAGCGCTGGAAGGCAGAAATCCATCAGATGATAACAGCCAACATGCAGGCGGCCATGTCTCAAGCTGACAGCTACGTGGAGCGTCTGGAACAGGAGATACTCGAGCTGCAGCGAAGAGATGCAGAGCTGAGGCAGATTCTTGAAACAGAAGACAACATTCACTTTCTGCAG AATTTTCCAACCCTGTGTGTCGCTCCGGAAGCCATGGTGCCCAAAGTGCTCATCAACCCGCAGTTCTCCTTCAGTGAGATGAGCAAAACAGCCTTAGAAATGAAGGAACATCTAGATGGTATCTGTAAAAAGGAACTCAGTCAAATCTCCAAGACAG TAAGTGAAACACCTGTGTACATCCTTTTACCAAGAAATGGAGACAAACGGCTCAAAG TTCCTAACAGAGTGGATTTTCAGGAGCCAAAAACAAGATCAGACTTCTTAAGAT acGCCTGTAAGATGTCCTTCGATGCAAATACAGCCTATAAGGAACTAGTCCTGTCAGACGGGAACCAGAAGGTCACCAGGAAGAAATCAGTCCAGTTTTATCCAGAACATCCGGAACGCTTCGATGGCTTCTCCCAAGTGCTGTGCAAGGAGCCACTCACTGGTTTCAGATTTTACTGGGAGGCCGAGTGGAGTGGCGAGTTTTCCCTGGGAGTGGCCTATAAAAGCATCAATCGCAAGGGGAAGAACTCGCACAGTCTGCTGGGCTACAACAGCAAGTCTTGGAGTCTGCTCTGCTCCGACTCGGGATATTCCGCTTGGCACAATAAAACGGACCGCGACCTTGCGGGTGCTCCCCGTGCTTCACGAATTGGCGTGTACCTGGATTATGCTGGCAACACGCTGGCATTTTACTCTGTCTCAGAAAACATGGAGCTCATCCATAGGTTCAAAGCTCAGTTCAGCGAACCTTTATATGCAGGCTTCGGTGTGGGCTCCTCGGTTACCCTTTGTCAACTTAAACACTCTACTACACCCTACTAA